A stretch of Paenibacillus peoriae DNA encodes these proteins:
- a CDS encoding VWA domain-containing protein — translation MKQILIITDGCSNVGVSPVMAAAQALREGITVNVAGVIDYGTIGELGSAEIQEIAKAGGGFSQIVGTKQLAQTMQMMTRKTVVQTIQQAVNRELTHILGEGGAKHIGELPPAKRAQVVEVMDELTETSTLEIALLIDASASMKPKLPAVEDSIRDLLLSLQSRSGHSRLSVFHFPGGKMGEDAVMDIGWTSELNQIKSIFGRLRMKGATPTGPAILQVIDYYRYVTLGEQKDLEESYGKGEGMLGDYVV, via the coding sequence ATGAAGCAAATTTTGATCATAACAGACGGGTGCTCAAATGTAGGTGTTAGTCCAGTCATGGCGGCTGCCCAAGCTCTACGGGAAGGTATTACAGTGAATGTCGCCGGAGTCATAGATTATGGAACTATTGGCGAGCTTGGCAGCGCGGAGATTCAAGAAATTGCTAAAGCAGGGGGAGGGTTTAGCCAAATCGTTGGGACGAAGCAGTTGGCACAGACCATGCAGATGATGACGCGCAAAACGGTGGTTCAAACCATTCAGCAGGCGGTTAATAGAGAGTTAACGCACATTTTGGGCGAGGGTGGCGCCAAACATATCGGTGAACTTCCTCCGGCAAAACGAGCCCAAGTAGTTGAGGTGATGGACGAGCTGACAGAAACAAGCACCCTGGAGATTGCCTTGCTCATTGATGCAAGTGCGAGCATGAAGCCCAAGCTGCCTGCTGTAGAGGACAGCATTCGCGATTTGCTGCTCAGCTTGCAGTCGAGAAGCGGACACAGCCGTCTATCGGTATTTCATTTTCCGGGCGGCAAAATGGGAGAAGACGCAGTCATGGATATCGGTTGGACCTCTGAGCTTAACCAGATCAAATCGATATTTGGACGCTTGCGGATGAAAGGGGCGACGCCGACAGGTCCTGCCATTTTACAAGTGATTGATTATTACCGATATGTTACACTAGGGGAACAGAAAGATCTGGAAGAATCCTATGGCAAAGGAGAAGGGATGCTCGGTGACTACGTCGTCTGA
- a CDS encoding putative polysaccharide biosynthesis protein: protein MQENRAASRLLRGAVILTLAAVASKLIGTVQKIPLQNIGGDGVFGIYNTVYPFYTLFITIAAAGFPAAISKFVAEFEAVGNRAAGQRVARLSSLVLGVFGLILGVLMYTCAPLIGQWIDNAHVIPSVRAAAFAFLFVPVMAGLRGYFQGLQNMLPTAVSQVTEQAIRVSVMIILLLLMLSQGAGADMIAAGAVFGSAAGGAAGLVVMLLYWRNHRKRLRRQGTVMATVQAQAGELHPAESNGALLKAILRYALPVCLGALAVPLISLVDTFTVPRLLKQEGLEDTAVMVAFGVYNRGLPLVQLVMMFATTLSALFIPSLAEARVTGGTELARRQCEQSLRWFWLLGLAAATGLIVLAVPVNVMLYADDTGSGVMRWMALTAVGGTLSIISAALLQGLGAVRAPALAMLAAAAAKALLNWLLVPHLGTAGAAIAGAVAYLLAAVINIVLLARLVGLRASWSASVLKPAALLIALAGAAGAAMWGTSAVLGALGWAAEGRATAAVESLLGVAAGAAVFVIGLARLRLITEAELVAVPKLGRPLAAVLRRLRVLA from the coding sequence ATGCAGGAAAATCGCGCCGCTTCGCGGCTGCTACGAGGTGCTGTCATTTTGACACTGGCAGCGGTAGCGAGCAAGCTGATCGGCACAGTGCAAAAAATCCCGCTGCAGAATATCGGCGGCGACGGCGTGTTTGGCATTTATAATACGGTTTATCCTTTTTATACGCTGTTCATTACCATTGCAGCTGCTGGATTTCCGGCTGCAATATCCAAATTTGTAGCTGAGTTTGAGGCAGTGGGAAACCGAGCAGCGGGGCAACGTGTTGCTCGGTTATCTTCGCTTGTCTTGGGTGTCTTCGGGTTAATCCTGGGCGTGCTGATGTATACGTGTGCGCCGCTCATTGGTCAATGGATCGACAATGCTCACGTCATTCCGTCGGTGAGGGCGGCGGCGTTTGCCTTTTTGTTCGTGCCGGTTATGGCGGGACTGAGAGGATATTTTCAAGGTTTGCAAAATATGCTTCCGACTGCTGTTTCCCAAGTGACGGAGCAGGCGATAAGGGTAAGCGTGATGATTATACTGTTGCTGCTCATGCTGTCACAAGGAGCGGGAGCAGATATGATTGCTGCCGGAGCCGTGTTTGGTTCAGCAGCAGGTGGAGCAGCGGGCTTGGTCGTCATGTTGCTATATTGGCGAAATCACAGGAAGAGGCTTAGAAGGCAAGGGACGGTCATGGCGACAGTGCAAGCACAAGCTGGAGAGCTACACCCAGCGGAAAGCAATGGTGCCTTGTTAAAGGCGATACTGCGTTATGCCCTGCCTGTTTGCCTTGGAGCGCTAGCCGTTCCGTTAATTAGCCTGGTAGACACATTTACTGTACCTCGCTTGTTAAAGCAGGAGGGATTGGAGGATACTGCGGTTATGGTGGCCTTTGGCGTGTATAACCGAGGTCTGCCGCTGGTACAGCTAGTCATGATGTTTGCCACCACCCTGTCGGCATTATTCATTCCATCGCTGGCTGAGGCCCGGGTAACCGGCGGTACGGAACTGGCACGTCGCCAGTGCGAGCAATCGCTGCGCTGGTTTTGGCTACTGGGACTGGCCGCTGCGACAGGCTTGATCGTGCTGGCTGTGCCCGTCAATGTGATGCTGTATGCGGACGACACCGGCAGCGGGGTCATGCGCTGGATGGCGCTAACCGCCGTTGGCGGCACGCTCAGCATCATCTCGGCTGCGCTGCTGCAAGGGCTTGGCGCGGTTCGCGCGCCGGCTCTGGCGATGCTCGCGGCCGCAGCAGCCAAGGCGCTGCTAAACTGGCTACTCGTGCCGCATCTAGGCACGGCTGGAGCCGCCATTGCGGGGGCTGTCGCCTATCTGCTGGCGGCAGTGATCAACATCGTGCTGCTGGCTCGCTTGGTAGGCCTGCGCGCGAGCTGGTCCGCCAGCGTGCTCAAGCCGGCGGCGCTGCTTATCGCCCTGGCTGGTGCGGCCGGGGCAGCGATGTGGGGCACCAGCGCTGTGCTGGGTGCCTTGGGGTGGGCTGCCGAAGGTCGTGCCACGGCAGCCGTGGAGAGCCTGCTGGGTGTAGCCGCAGGCGCCGCAGTGTTCGTGATCGGCCTCGCACGCTTGAGGCTGATCACGGAAGCCGAGCTTGTGGCGGTGCCCAAGCTCGGACGCCCGCTGGCAGCCGTGCTGCGCAGGCTACGTGTACTGGCTTAG
- the yabP gene encoding sporulation protein YabP, with amino-acid sequence MIEQGKSKHHDLRMQSRKQLDISGVSNVESFDSEEFLLQTELGHLTIRGQHLHIKNLSLEEGLLSIEGLITSLVYLEPGAPAKNGKSLFGKIFK; translated from the coding sequence ATGATTGAACAAGGGAAGTCAAAGCACCATGATCTGCGCATGCAAAGCCGCAAGCAACTCGATATTTCAGGCGTCAGCAATGTGGAGAGCTTTGACAGTGAAGAATTTTTGCTTCAGACCGAGCTGGGCCATCTCACCATTCGCGGACAACATTTACATATCAAAAACCTCAGCCTAGAAGAGGGACTGTTGTCCATTGAAGGTCTGATTACTTCCCTCGTCTACCTGGAGCCCGGGGCCCCGGCTAAAAACGGAAAAAGCCTATTCGGCAAGATCTTCAAATGA
- the spoVT gene encoding stage V sporulation protein T: protein MKATGIVRRIDDLGRVVIPKEIRRTLRIREGDPLEIFVDRDGEVILKKYSPIGELGDFAKEYAESLFESTGHITMITDRDTIITVAGGSKKEFLDKPIGSIIEGSMDNRKTVLETASGSYELTRDHEETLSSFVAAPIVSGGDPIGSVVLLNKDENVKMSEMEVKMAETAAGFLGKQMEQ from the coding sequence ATGAAAGCTACTGGTATAGTTCGCCGTATTGATGACCTTGGGCGGGTAGTTATTCCAAAGGAAATTCGCCGCACCTTGAGAATTCGTGAAGGAGATCCGCTTGAGATTTTTGTGGATCGTGACGGAGAAGTCATTTTGAAAAAGTATTCACCTATTGGTGAACTTGGTGATTTCGCCAAAGAATATGCTGAGTCCCTGTTTGAAAGCACGGGCCATATTACAATGATTACCGATCGGGACACCATTATTACGGTGGCTGGAGGCTCTAAAAAAGAGTTTCTGGACAAGCCAATCGGTAGCATTATCGAAGGTAGTATGGATAATCGCAAAACTGTGCTGGAGACAGCCAGCGGCTCTTATGAGCTAACGCGAGACCACGAAGAAACACTCTCGTCCTTTGTGGCGGCTCCCATTGTTTCCGGTGGTGATCCCATTGGTTCCGTTGTATTGTTGAACAAGGACGAAAATGTAAAAATGTCCGAAATGGAGGTCAAAATGGCTGAAACAGCCGCTGGCTTCCTGGGCAAACAAATGGAACAGTAA
- a CDS encoding S1 domain-containing RNA-binding protein yields the protein MAIEVGTKLEGKVTGITHFGAFVDLSGGVTGLVHISEIADNYVKDVNDHLKINDVVTVKVINVDKDGKIGLSIKQTIDKPASEARPPRAPRPERTGGPGGGDRFGGGGSGPSQGRGGGGGGFNRDRGGRSFKPAPGKPSFEDKMSRFLKDSEERISSLKKNTEGKRGGRGAKRV from the coding sequence ATGGCAATTGAAGTGGGCACCAAGTTAGAGGGCAAAGTGACAGGCATCACGCATTTTGGAGCATTTGTGGATTTGTCTGGAGGTGTCACGGGTCTCGTTCACATCTCGGAAATCGCCGATAACTATGTTAAGGATGTTAACGACCACCTGAAGATTAATGATGTCGTGACGGTGAAAGTCATTAATGTTGACAAAGATGGCAAAATCGGACTTTCCATTAAGCAAACGATTGACAAGCCGGCAAGTGAAGCCCGTCCCCCAAGAGCTCCAAGACCGGAGCGTACGGGAGGACCAGGCGGAGGCGACCGTTTCGGCGGTGGAGGTTCAGGTCCAAGTCAAGGACGCGGTGGTGGTGGCGGTGGTTTCAACCGCGATCGTGGAGGCCGTTCTTTCAAGCCTGCACCGGGTAAACCTTCATTTGAGGATAAAATGTCACGCTTCCTGAAAGATAGTGAGGAACGCATTTCGTCGCTGAAAAAGAACACCGAAGGTAAACGCGGAGGACGCGGCGCGAAGCGTGTTTAA
- a CDS encoding FtsB family cell division protein, with protein sequence MRNSSVDRHSSSTSKSNAGGRRRIMIWLLSLAAFGSWAIFTFFSQGMIMADRNEQLIQKEKQKQAATQTEQQLQTEVNRLKDPEYIGEIARSKYGLYKPEETPIIGDQK encoded by the coding sequence ATGCGTAATTCGTCTGTAGATCGCCATTCATCTTCTACGTCCAAGTCCAACGCGGGCGGGCGCAGGCGAATCATGATTTGGTTGCTATCGCTTGCCGCCTTTGGTAGTTGGGCAATTTTTACCTTTTTTTCTCAAGGCATGATTATGGCCGATCGAAATGAACAGCTCATCCAGAAGGAAAAGCAGAAGCAAGCTGCTACACAAACGGAACAACAGCTTCAAACCGAAGTGAATCGTCTCAAGGACCCTGAGTACATTGGCGAGATTGCCAGAAGCAAGTACGGTCTTTACAAACCGGAAGAGACGCCAATCATCGGAGATCAGAAATAG
- a CDS encoding peptidylprolyl isomerase — MPQLNKRKPWRMLSLGMAALLAISVLAACTKQPDENKVKDEPKDNSKVVVTYKGGTITENEFNQEISMMKFLYPEYEAALASDQVREQIVKQEVVYKLLAAKADDKAKEQGAKEGNEQLEQYKKSVGEDKFKTFLSDKKLTEQGVKDYFTRVMTVINSETNKVTDDQLKQEFEKNKDQFTTATVRHVLINFQDPKTKKERKKEDALKLAKEVKAKLDGGADFATIAKKYSEDPGSASNGGLYENASVAQWVPAFKEAAETQPINKIGEPVETEYGYHVIKVESRNEPTFDKLKDNEKAALKNKLAGESIQNFTENDLTKLDLKINLPKVPATQEKSGATSGAGSTTTPGATTNGTGDAKAGTAKDGATNEGK; from the coding sequence ATGCCACAACTAAATAAAAGAAAACCTTGGAGAATGCTCTCCTTGGGAATGGCAGCGCTGCTAGCTATATCGGTTCTGGCAGCATGTACGAAGCAACCGGATGAGAACAAGGTCAAGGATGAACCGAAGGACAACAGCAAGGTTGTCGTGACCTATAAGGGTGGAACGATTACCGAAAATGAGTTCAACCAAGAAATCAGTATGATGAAATTCCTGTACCCAGAGTATGAGGCTGCGTTAGCTTCGGATCAGGTACGAGAGCAAATTGTAAAGCAGGAAGTGGTGTACAAGCTTCTGGCGGCTAAAGCGGACGACAAAGCCAAGGAGCAGGGTGCCAAAGAAGGGAACGAACAACTGGAGCAGTATAAAAAGTCAGTCGGAGAAGATAAGTTCAAGACATTTCTGAGTGATAAGAAACTGACTGAACAAGGTGTGAAAGATTACTTCACGCGTGTAATGACGGTAATCAACAGCGAAACTAACAAAGTAACAGATGATCAGCTAAAACAGGAATTTGAGAAAAATAAAGATCAATTCACGACAGCAACCGTGCGTCATGTATTGATTAACTTCCAAGATCCTAAAACAAAGAAAGAGCGCAAAAAAGAGGATGCCCTCAAGCTGGCGAAAGAAGTGAAGGCGAAGCTGGACGGAGGAGCGGATTTTGCGACGATTGCCAAGAAATATTCAGAAGACCCAGGTTCTGCGTCTAACGGAGGTCTGTATGAGAATGCATCCGTAGCGCAATGGGTACCTGCCTTTAAAGAGGCCGCTGAGACCCAACCGATTAACAAAATCGGTGAGCCGGTGGAAACGGAATACGGATATCACGTGATCAAAGTGGAGTCCCGCAATGAGCCAACGTTTGATAAATTGAAAGACAACGAAAAGGCTGCCCTGAAAAATAAATTGGCCGGGGAAAGTATCCAAAACTTTACCGAAAATGATTTGACGAAACTTGATTTGAAAATCAATCTGCCGAAGGTACCAGCTACGCAAGAGAAAAGCGGTGCAACTTCTGGTGCCGGTAGCACAACTACACCGGGCGCAACAACAAACGGTACGGGCGATGCCAAGGCAGGAACAGCCAAAGATGGAGCTACAAACGAAGGTAAATAA
- the yabQ gene encoding spore cortex biosynthesis protein YabQ — translation MNPYTQWLTLTWMLVSGIAMGVVFDSYRVLSIRFHFARWSVHILDVLYWVASALFIFRVLYASNRGELRFYVFLGLLLGVWLYFWAFSVTTQRFVVMLLEIVRRLTLIVNSILRILIVLPVLALYRLLRKLVGWTWALIVFLGRMLIYILMPVWKPILWLIGPLKARWRTPESLVKLGIRLKNTAKRWFGRR, via the coding sequence ATGAACCCTTACACGCAATGGCTGACGTTAACGTGGATGCTGGTGTCGGGCATAGCCATGGGAGTGGTGTTTGACAGCTACCGGGTGCTGTCCATCCGCTTTCATTTTGCCCGCTGGAGCGTTCATATATTGGACGTGCTGTACTGGGTGGCCTCGGCTTTGTTTATTTTCCGTGTGCTATACGCGAGTAATCGCGGTGAGCTGCGGTTTTATGTCTTTTTAGGACTACTTTTGGGGGTTTGGCTCTATTTTTGGGCCTTTAGTGTTACAACCCAACGTTTTGTGGTAATGTTATTAGAGATAGTTCGCAGACTGACGTTGATCGTGAACAGCATACTGCGCATCCTGATTGTTCTTCCGGTGTTAGCGCTGTATCGGCTGTTACGCAAGCTAGTCGGATGGACATGGGCACTTATTGTGTTCCTGGGAAGGATGCTGATATACATCCTGATGCCGGTTTGGAAGCCGATCCTATGGCTGATCGGTCCACTTAAAGCGCGCTGGAGGACTCCAGAGTCGCTCGTAAAGCTGGGTATCAGACTGAAAAACACAGCGAAAAGATGGTTTGGAAGGAGGTAG
- a CDS encoding HU family DNA-binding protein → MNKTDLINNISSKSGLSKRDVEAVLNGVLGEITDALASGDKVQLIGFGTFETRKRSSRTGRNPQTGNTIEIPESTVPAFKAGNKLKEAVN, encoded by the coding sequence ATGAACAAGACAGATCTGATCAACAATATTTCCAGCAAAAGCGGTTTGAGCAAACGTGACGTTGAAGCTGTATTGAATGGCGTTCTTGGTGAAATTACAGATGCACTCGCTAGCGGTGACAAAGTGCAACTGATCGGCTTTGGTACTTTCGAAACACGCAAGCGTTCCAGCCGTACAGGCCGCAATCCACAAACCGGTAACACGATTGAAATTCCAGAATCGACCGTTCCTGCTTTTAAAGCCGGTAATAAGCTTAAAGAAGCCGTTAACTAA
- the spoIIE gene encoding stage II sporulation protein E, which produces MMEKWNVVHFPGLKSRKSKSKERTEGWSSRLRKRLDSHKVVQWVTAQRWMLLLSAMGVLLGRATILDELSPFALAYFAVITFLRRDLMLPVAVSVVLGSLLAPYPSLFMIGGELLVFYFLYRGLRTFDRLELSYAPLMVFLSVFMVNLFNAVMAPTFTWYELIIVGTDAVLSFMLTLVFTQAIPLFTYRKKTSQLKNEEILCLIILLASVMTGAVGWTVHSLSVDHVLSRYLVLVFALVGGASLGASVGVITGLILSLANMSAIVQMSLLAFAGLLAGMLREGKKGAVALGMLLGSSILTIYLDGTGDVLTSTWESCAAILLFLMTPKSFFKAVSTYVPGTQDHAKSQHEYAKRVRDLTAERVTKFSRVFSQLSRSFHQISASESTKSDGEIEHFMNAVAEGTCASCFKCEQCWDGKFMQTHQYMTEMMSAIEDNPDLEPEQIPPQWSKACAKTGAVLQVMKQQYSLYQHNMQWKRQVYDSRQLVADQLSGVSQIMEDLAREIQREGQTMHRQEEQIREALDRLGLSIQSIEIINLDAGQVEIEIVHAYTRGFDECRKIIAPLLSDILDEHIAVMRETEADRRQGLATVMFGSAKTYEIATGVASAAKGGDFFSGDSYSMMELGNGTFAVSLSDGMGNGERAQQESSAALNILEELLQSGMDEKLAIKSVNSVLMLRSPEEMYATVDMALIDQYTAQTTFMKIGSTPSFIKRGEEVIPVSASNLPIGIIQDIEIDLVSLQLQPGDILIMITDGIYDSPGYAVNKEIWMKRMIQEIESEDPQQLADCLLERVIRYQQNQIYDDMTVVVSKIDHFRPEWATLHVPGMRWLERPRTVS; this is translated from the coding sequence ATGATGGAGAAATGGAACGTGGTACATTTTCCGGGGTTAAAATCTAGAAAGTCCAAATCCAAAGAGCGTACGGAAGGTTGGTCTTCCAGACTCAGAAAACGGCTGGATTCACATAAAGTGGTGCAATGGGTAACAGCGCAAAGATGGATGCTGCTATTGTCGGCTATGGGAGTTCTACTGGGACGCGCCACTATTTTGGACGAGCTTTCTCCTTTTGCCCTCGCTTATTTTGCGGTCATAACGTTCCTTCGGCGTGACCTGATGCTGCCTGTAGCTGTATCCGTTGTGTTAGGCAGCCTGTTAGCTCCTTACCCATCGTTATTTATGATTGGTGGTGAGCTACTGGTATTTTATTTCCTGTATCGCGGGTTACGAACCTTCGATCGTCTGGAACTATCCTATGCTCCGCTTATGGTTTTCTTGTCTGTGTTTATGGTCAATTTATTTAACGCCGTGATGGCTCCAACTTTCACATGGTATGAACTTATCATTGTGGGAACGGATGCGGTTCTCAGCTTTATGCTTACGCTGGTATTTACACAGGCCATACCGTTGTTTACTTACCGCAAGAAGACAAGCCAGCTCAAAAATGAGGAAATTTTATGTCTTATTATATTATTAGCCTCTGTGATGACGGGAGCAGTAGGATGGACTGTTCATTCATTGTCTGTCGATCATGTATTGTCGCGATATTTGGTCTTGGTGTTTGCTTTGGTGGGAGGTGCTTCGCTGGGTGCATCGGTCGGTGTAATTACCGGTTTAATTTTAAGCTTGGCCAATATGTCTGCAATTGTGCAGATGAGTTTACTCGCTTTTGCAGGTTTGCTGGCAGGGATGCTGCGTGAAGGGAAAAAAGGTGCTGTTGCGCTTGGGATGCTGCTAGGCTCCTCCATTCTGACGATCTATTTGGATGGGACCGGGGACGTGCTGACGTCAACCTGGGAGAGCTGTGCGGCGATTCTATTATTTTTAATGACCCCAAAAAGTTTCTTTAAAGCGGTTTCTACCTATGTTCCCGGTACGCAGGACCATGCTAAATCTCAGCATGAATATGCCAAAAGGGTTCGCGATCTCACCGCAGAGCGGGTAACGAAGTTTTCCCGTGTATTCAGTCAGTTATCCCGCAGCTTTCACCAGATATCTGCGAGTGAGAGTACGAAGTCGGACGGAGAAATCGAACATTTTATGAATGCGGTGGCCGAAGGGACATGTGCCTCCTGCTTCAAGTGTGAGCAGTGCTGGGACGGCAAGTTTATGCAAACCCATCAGTATATGACGGAAATGATGAGCGCCATTGAGGATAACCCGGATTTGGAGCCGGAGCAGATACCCCCGCAATGGAGCAAGGCATGTGCTAAAACGGGCGCTGTCCTGCAAGTGATGAAGCAGCAGTATAGCCTCTACCAACATAATATGCAGTGGAAGCGCCAAGTATACGATAGTCGTCAGCTTGTTGCTGACCAGCTATCGGGTGTATCACAAATTATGGAGGATTTAGCGCGAGAAATTCAGCGGGAAGGGCAGACCATGCATCGGCAGGAGGAGCAAATACGAGAGGCTCTTGATAGACTGGGATTGTCCATCCAATCTATTGAGATTATTAACCTGGATGCAGGTCAGGTAGAAATAGAGATTGTCCATGCCTATACAAGGGGATTTGATGAATGTCGGAAAATCATTGCTCCACTGCTGTCGGACATACTGGACGAGCATATAGCTGTGATGCGCGAAACGGAGGCAGATCGCCGCCAAGGCTTAGCTACAGTCATGTTCGGTTCTGCTAAAACGTATGAGATTGCTACAGGGGTAGCTAGCGCCGCCAAAGGAGGCGATTTTTTCTCAGGAGATAGCTACAGCATGATGGAGCTAGGGAACGGGACTTTTGCAGTCTCGTTAAGCGATGGTATGGGGAACGGAGAGCGCGCGCAGCAAGAGAGCAGTGCAGCACTTAACATTTTAGAGGAATTACTGCAATCGGGTATGGACGAAAAATTGGCGATCAAGTCGGTTAACTCTGTCCTGATGCTGCGATCACCTGAGGAAATGTATGCTACGGTCGATATGGCGCTGATTGATCAGTATACGGCCCAGACAACCTTTATGAAAATTGGGTCTACGCCAAGCTTTATTAAAAGAGGAGAGGAGGTCATTCCCGTATCTGCCAGCAATTTGCCGATTGGCATTATACAGGATATTGAAATTGATTTGGTATCCCTGCAGCTCCAGCCGGGTGATATTCTCATTATGATTACAGACGGTATATACGACTCACCGGGGTACGCGGTTAATAAGGAAATATGGATGAAACGCATGATTCAGGAGATTGAAAGCGAAGATCCTCAGCAGTTGGCCGACTGTTTGCTAGAACGGGTTATTCGATACCAACAAAATCAAATCTATGACGATATGACAGTAGTCGTTAGTAAAATAGATCACTTCCGCCCAGAATGGGCAACTCTCCATGTACCTGGCATGAGGTGGTTGGAACGTCCACGGACGGTGAGCTAA
- the mazG gene encoding nucleoside triphosphate pyrophosphohydrolase, whose translation MSVTLTVVGLGSGDPDQLTIGILNKMRGASALYLRTKEHPAVQVLNEFEVAFESFDEVYETKESFPEVYEEITSQLITTAAKAADGSEIVYAVPGHPMVAEAAVQLLKERCPAQGIELNILGGESFLDEAFVRLGFDPIEGFQLLDAGTLDASWLQPQLHTLIGQVYDTFTASDVKLCLMERYPDDYEVYVGHALGVEGEEAVHKVPLYELDRVEGYGNLSLVYVPRSEDEALKRRSFDRLHEIVDILRSPEGCPWDREQTHQSIRKNLIEETYEVIETIDEDDPEHMKEELGDLLLQILLHAQMEEEVGTFNVYDVIQGLNDKLIFRHPHVFGDNQANDAEEALQNWEQMKAEEKRLKGTTAAYPSVLDGVPRDLPALMKSYKLQKKAAKVGFNWDSIEGVFDKLDEEVAELKEAVREGHAVEAQLLELGDVLFVAVNAARFMGVDPEEALSATNRKFVDRFQYIEQKLREQGRRPEESSVDEMETYWQEAKKLLGKA comes from the coding sequence ATGAGCGTAACATTAACGGTCGTAGGTTTGGGCTCGGGGGATCCGGATCAGCTTACGATAGGGATATTGAACAAAATGCGAGGCGCTTCAGCGCTGTATCTGCGGACCAAGGAGCATCCTGCGGTTCAAGTGCTGAATGAGTTTGAGGTGGCTTTTGAGTCGTTTGACGAGGTATATGAGACAAAAGAGTCTTTCCCAGAGGTATACGAGGAAATTACCAGCCAATTGATTACGACGGCTGCTAAGGCGGCAGACGGAAGTGAAATCGTCTATGCGGTTCCTGGTCACCCTATGGTGGCAGAAGCAGCGGTGCAGTTGCTTAAGGAGCGTTGTCCTGCGCAAGGGATTGAACTGAATATTCTGGGCGGCGAAAGTTTCCTGGATGAAGCTTTTGTGCGTCTTGGTTTTGATCCGATTGAGGGTTTTCAGCTGCTGGACGCAGGAACACTGGATGCCAGCTGGCTCCAGCCTCAGCTGCATACGCTGATCGGACAGGTGTATGACACCTTTACGGCTTCTGATGTGAAGCTGTGCCTGATGGAGCGGTATCCTGACGATTATGAGGTATATGTCGGTCACGCTCTTGGGGTAGAAGGGGAGGAAGCGGTGCACAAGGTACCGCTGTACGAGCTGGATCGAGTAGAGGGCTACGGGAACCTATCCTTGGTATACGTACCTCGCAGTGAAGATGAAGCGCTGAAACGGCGTTCTTTTGACCGTTTACACGAGATTGTCGATATTTTGCGCAGTCCGGAAGGCTGTCCTTGGGATCGTGAACAGACACATCAGTCGATTCGCAAAAATCTGATCGAAGAAACGTATGAAGTCATCGAAACGATAGATGAGGACGACCCTGAGCATATGAAGGAAGAGCTGGGCGATCTGTTGTTGCAAATTTTGCTGCATGCCCAAATGGAAGAGGAAGTCGGAACCTTCAATGTGTATGATGTAATTCAGGGGCTGAATGATAAGCTTATTTTCCGTCATCCGCATGTGTTCGGTGATAATCAAGCGAATGATGCGGAAGAGGCGCTGCAAAACTGGGAGCAGATGAAGGCTGAGGAAAAACGGCTTAAAGGCACGACGGCAGCATATCCTTCTGTACTGGACGGGGTTCCGCGTGATCTGCCTGCTCTTATGAAATCGTACAAGCTCCAGAAGAAAGCAGCTAAAGTAGGCTTTAACTGGGATAGCATTGAGGGCGTATTCGATAAATTGGACGAAGAAGTGGCTGAGCTGAAGGAAGCGGTTCGTGAAGGGCATGCTGTGGAAGCCCAGTTGCTGGAGTTAGGCGATGTGTTATTTGTTGCCGTGAATGCAGCCCGGTTTATGGGAGTAGACCCGGAAGAGGCATTGTCGGCTACCAATCGCAAATTTGTCGACCGTTTCCAGTATATTGAGCAGAAATTACGCGAGCAGGGGCGTCGTCCCGAAGAAAGCAGCGTAGATGAAATGGAGACTTACTGGCAGGAAGCGAAAAAGCTCCTTGGTAAAGCGTGA
- a CDS encoding RNA-binding S4 domain-containing protein, with protein MRLDKFLKVSRLIKRRTVAKDVSEQGRVLVNGREAKPSSAVKVGDEITVQFGQKLVTVRVERLADTTRKDEAASMYTLVKEEPIARDNGLNW; from the coding sequence ATGCGTCTTGATAAATTCTTGAAAGTCTCGCGGCTGATTAAGCGGCGTACGGTAGCCAAGGACGTCTCCGAACAAGGGAGAGTGCTGGTGAACGGACGCGAAGCCAAGCCGAGCAGTGCGGTCAAAGTAGGCGATGAAATTACCGTCCAGTTTGGCCAGAAGCTGGTGACCGTGCGAGTGGAACGGCTCGCCGACACTACACGCAAGGACGAGGCTGCAAGTATGTACACGTTGGTAAAGGAAGAGCCTATTGCCAGGGACAATGGTTTAAACTGGTAA